The genomic DNA ACGGCGGGAGTTTTCCCGCTGCCGCCGACCGTCAGGTTTCCCACGGACACCACCGGCCGGGACACGCGCCGGGGCCGACGCCAGCCCCGGTCGTACAGCGCGTGGTGGGCCTGCGCCGCGGCGAGGTACAGCCAGCCCAGCGGCGCGAGAGCGGGGTGCGGCCTGAGCCATCGCGCGGCGCCGATCAACCGAGGCACGCCAGCACCTCCGGCGCGATCCGCTCGGCCACTCCGCGATGGCGGGCGAGCGTCACCCGTGCGGCGGTCCCGGCGGCTTCGCGCGCTTCCGGCTGGAGCACCCACCGCGCCAGCGCCTCCGCAGCCTCCTCGGGGGAAGCGGTCCGGACCAGCGCCCCCGCCCGCTCGAGTGGACCGACGAGGTCGGCCTGTTTGTCGACGTAGGGCCCGGAGACGAGCGGACAACCGGCGGCCGCCGCTTCGAGCGGGCTGTGTCCGCCGACCGGGACGAAGGTTCCGCCCAGCACCGCGGCCTGCGCCAGCGGGTAGGCGGCCCGCAACGCGCCCATCCTGTCGAGCAGCAC from Acidobacteriota bacterium includes the following:
- a CDS encoding glycosyltransferase codes for the protein VLLDRMGALRAAYPLAQAAVLGGTFVPVGGHSPLEAAAAGCPLVSGPYVDKQADLVGPLERAGALVRTASPEEAAEALARWVLQPEAREAAGTAARVTLARHRGVAERIAPEVLACLG